Sequence from the Maribellus comscasis genome:
AATAGCCGTATGACGGAAGACTGTCACGCAAGGTTTAATAAAAAGCTGGCGGCGAATTCCCTCGGCCTATTCGACCACTAAACGTTAACACAAAATTTGAAAAACAACTTATAACCAACTAAAAATAATTCAAATGAAAAATTTATCAACACTTTTTTTAGTCATTGCTCTTTTTTCCTGTCAGGATAGGACAAAAACAGAATTTGTAATATCCGGAAATATTGAAGATGCTCCTGACAGTACAATCGTTCAGTTACGTGCAAGATATGGCAATGTTACTCAACTTGTAGCTACAGACACTATTATTGATGGCAATTTTGAGTTTAGGGATACACTTGAAGCCCGACCTGCCAAAATGGTGCTTGTTGCCACAGACTGGAAAAACTTTTCGGGGACTTGCCAATTCTGGGCAGATTACACAAAAATTAATATTACAGGAAAAGGAAAATACTTATCTGCCTGGGAGGTGGAAAGTAATATTCCTGAACAAATAGCAATGAACAAGTTTAAAAACAAAACAAAAGAATCAGATATAAAAGGTGATAGCCTAAATTATGTTTTAAGAAATAATCTTGGTGATGTTGAACTGGAAAAAAAGATAATTGAGGAGAGACATAAGAATTATGCACTAAAATTAAAAGAAGAGTTCGAAGTACTTAAAAATGGAATCCATAGCCAAACAGCACTTGAAAAACTATCCAATTATCTTAAAAACGCTGAAAATTACGAGGTTGAGGTTGACAAAAAACTGGTAAAATCGTTGTACGACAATATGGATATAAAGTACAGGGAATCGACTTTTGGTGAAGGAATATTTTTTAAAATAGCAAACACAAACATACCTCAGGTCGGAGAAAAGTTTGTAAACGTTACCCTGTTCGACCTCGAAGGCAATAGTCACGAATTGAACGATTATTTAGATAAATACATATTACTGGATTTTTGGACACTGGGTTGTACACACTGCAAAGATGCTCATCATGGATTAAAAAATCTGCAAAAGAAATATGAAAAAAATTTACAGGTGGTTGGCATTAACGTTGATGTAAATAAACAGCTTTGGGAAGAAGCAACCCAAAGGGATAATATTAGCTGGGTTAACCTGTCGGATGGAAAAGGAACTCATGCGGGGGTTTATGCCCAATATGGAGGCAAGGCACTACCAACTTTTATTTTCATTAACCCCAATGGAAAAATTATTGAAAGATGGCAGGGATTTAAGGAAGGTATTTTTGAGGAAAAACTCAGCAAATATTTTCAGAACTAATAATTATGATGTATAACAATTGGAATTCCAATTATATTTTTTGTAGAAACGAAACCTAAGTCAATTTACTTAAATAATAAATTATGCTCGAAAAATTCAGAGACTACCTATATAAAAGGCTGTTACTGGTTATACTTGTAGGCTTTGTGTTGGGGATAGCAGCTTTTGTTTTTTCACATAAAGTTGTTAAAGCAACATCAACAAACGAATCGTGTGAAATGTGCCACGTTCATCCTCATGTTACTGAATCATGGAAACTTTCGGTGCATTACGACACCCGTGTAGGAATTAAAATTAGCTGTGTTGATTGCCACCTTCCACCCAAAGGACGGAAATTTCTGAAAGAAAAGATTAAAGCATCGGCCAAAGATTTGTATGGTTACATTTTTAAAGACAGTACCGAATTTAACTGGGATGCAAAATCTACATTGGAACAGGCACAACATTTTGTTTTCAAAGAATCGTGTGTGAATTGTCACCAGAACCTTTTCCCGCTGACTTTAATAAAAGAAGGACAGGAGGCACATTTATATTATTCTCAAAATGAGGAGGAGTTACGTTGTATAAACTGTCACTTATATGTTGGGCATTACAATCCAAATGCTTTACATGGCAAAAATGTTGACTTTGGGAGTGTGGGAAATGAAAATATGGAAAAATTTACCGAAGCAGCAGTTGTTACTTCGCTTGAAGATTTCACCGAGACTATTCCGGGAACTGCTGTTGAGTTGACTATGAAAGCAATTCCGGGTGGAAGTTTTATAATAGGGAGTCCTGACGGTGAACAGTTCAGGAAAGCAGATGAAGGCCCTCAAAAGCAAATTAATATCAGTCCGTTTTTTATGGCCGAAGTAGAATTAACCTGGGATGCATACCTCGCTTTTTGTAGTGCCACAGCGGCCGAAGGAAGAACGACAGACACCGAAGGAAGACGTACCGAAAAAGATGTTGATGCAATTTCCGGTCCTACACCACCATATATGCAACCAGATCAAAACTGGGGAGTAGGAAGCCGTCCGGCAATTACCATGAGCTATCATTCATCCGAAACATTTTGCAAATGGTTGTCACAAGTTACCGGAAAAACTTACCGTTTACCAACTGAAGCTGAATGGGAATACGCTGCCCGGGGCGGTACCGAAACCCCATTCTTTTTCGAAGGCGATCCTAAAGATTTTGGTGGGCAAGGTTTTATCAGAAAATTGTTTGGAAAAGGAAGTGAGGTCATT
This genomic interval carries:
- a CDS encoding TlpA disulfide reductase family protein, with the translated sequence MKNLSTLFLVIALFSCQDRTKTEFVISGNIEDAPDSTIVQLRARYGNVTQLVATDTIIDGNFEFRDTLEARPAKMVLVATDWKNFSGTCQFWADYTKINITGKGKYLSAWEVESNIPEQIAMNKFKNKTKESDIKGDSLNYVLRNNLGDVELEKKIIEERHKNYALKLKEEFEVLKNGIHSQTALEKLSNYLKNAENYEVEVDKKLVKSLYDNMDIKYRESTFGEGIFFKIANTNIPQVGEKFVNVTLFDLEGNSHELNDYLDKYILLDFWTLGCTHCKDAHHGLKNLQKKYEKNLQVVGINVDVNKQLWEEATQRDNISWVNLSDGKGTHAGVYAQYGGKALPTFIFINPNGKIIERWQGFKEGIFEEKLSKYFQN
- a CDS encoding SUMF1/EgtB/PvdO family nonheme iron enzyme encodes the protein MLEKFRDYLYKRLLLVILVGFVLGIAAFVFSHKVVKATSTNESCEMCHVHPHVTESWKLSVHYDTRVGIKISCVDCHLPPKGRKFLKEKIKASAKDLYGYIFKDSTEFNWDAKSTLEQAQHFVFKESCVNCHQNLFPLTLIKEGQEAHLYYSQNEEELRCINCHLYVGHYNPNALHGKNVDFGSVGNENMEKFTEAAVVTSLEDFTETIPGTAVELTMKAIPGGSFIIGSPDGEQFRKADEGPQKQINISPFFMAEVELTWDAYLAFCSATAAEGRTTDTEGRRTEKDVDAISGPTPPYMQPDQNWGVGSRPAITMSYHSSETFCKWLSQVTGKTYRLPTEAEWEYAARGGTETPFFFEGDPKDFGGQGFIRKLFGKGSEVINAYVVYDKNSGLRSAEPGGVKFNPFGLKNMLGNVAEYTADWYTEDAYTKLKNGETDPKGPVSGEEHVIRGGSFKSSIGEVRSAARAHTESVAWMKTDPQMPKSIWWLSDCNFVGFRVVCEYDENTGNKSTTSEIPEIK